One window of the Nitrospirota bacterium genome contains the following:
- a CDS encoding DUF4062 domain-containing protein, whose protein sequence is MKIRLFISSVQKEFTAERTALRDYLRGDPLFRRFYDVFLFEDVPAIDRRADEVYLHEAKQCDIYVGLFGKEYGKEDAKGYSPTHREFDLATRLGKHRLIFVRGADDGGKAPKMQALIKAAGDQVVRRRFVSTAELVAAIYGSLVQYLDDHELIRSAPFDASFCRNAAMDDLDEDKIQTFLSRARRARGFPLPEGSTALEVLTHLNLLDKERPSNAAVLLFGKQPQRFLISSEIKCAHFHGVEVTKPIPFYRIYKGTVFDLVDQAVDFVLSKIDLAVGTRAQSVQAPVAYEMPPEVIREAIVNAVAHRDYTNNGSIQVMLFADRLEVWNPGTLPPSLTLAKLRKPHGSVPCNPLLAEPLYLTKYIERMGTGTGDMIKRCRDVGLDEPEFALTDGFVVTIRRKPELAFKAVGGITGEVTGVVGTKLHPESGVESGVESGVESELAVKLLRYLYENLLSKKELANKLGKAKPSRYLNDLMSRLITDGFVEYTIPDKPNSRLQKYRLTAKGKKILETNK, encoded by the coding sequence ATGAAAATTAGACTATTCATCAGCAGTGTCCAGAAGGAGTTTACGGCAGAGCGTACGGCTCTTCGCGATTATTTGCGGGGGGATCCGCTATTCCGGCGGTTCTATGATGTTTTTCTTTTTGAAGATGTGCCCGCCATTGATAGACGGGCCGACGAGGTCTATCTACACGAAGCTAAGCAGTGTGACATTTACGTGGGGCTGTTCGGCAAGGAATACGGAAAGGAAGACGCTAAAGGTTATTCTCCTACGCATCGGGAGTTCGACCTTGCGACTCGGCTCGGGAAACACCGTCTAATTTTTGTCAGAGGCGCTGACGATGGCGGTAAGGCCCCCAAAATGCAGGCCCTTATCAAGGCGGCGGGAGACCAGGTTGTGAGGCGCCGCTTTGTTAGTACCGCAGAGCTGGTAGCCGCGATATACGGAAGCCTCGTTCAATATCTTGATGACCACGAATTGATACGTTCAGCACCCTTTGACGCCTCTTTCTGCAGGAACGCCGCCATGGACGATCTGGACGAAGATAAGATTCAAACATTTCTTAGTCGGGCCCGACGGGCCAGAGGCTTCCCTCTGCCTGAAGGCTCCACGGCACTGGAGGTACTTACTCATCTGAATCTCCTTGATAAAGAAAGACCGAGCAATGCAGCAGTCTTGCTTTTTGGAAAACAGCCGCAACGTTTCCTTATTTCCTCCGAGATTAAGTGTGCCCATTTTCATGGCGTTGAGGTAACCAAGCCCATTCCCTTTTACCGGATTTACAAAGGAACAGTCTTTGATCTTGTAGATCAGGCCGTTGATTTTGTACTTTCCAAAATCGATCTTGCTGTCGGAACCCGGGCACAGAGCGTCCAAGCACCAGTGGCATACGAGATGCCCCCTGAAGTGATTCGCGAGGCCATTGTCAATGCCGTGGCCCATCGGGATTATACAAACAACGGCAGCATTCAGGTGATGCTCTTCGCAGATCGGCTGGAAGTCTGGAACCCCGGTACACTCCCGCCTTCCTTGACACTCGCTAAACTGCGAAAGCCCCACGGCTCCGTGCCCTGCAATCCCTTATTGGCCGAGCCGCTATATCTTACCAAATATATCGAACGCATGGGCACCGGAACAGGTGATATGATTAAGCGCTGCCGTGATGTGGGTCTTGATGAACCGGAGTTTGCCCTTACAGACGGTTTTGTGGTTACTATCCGAAGAAAGCCTGAACTGGCCTTCAAAGCCGTCGGCGGGATTACCGGGGAAGTCACCGGGGTAGTCGGTACCAAGTTACATCCAGAGTCAGGGGTAGAGTCAGGGGTAGAGTCGGGGGTAGAGTCAGAACTGGCGGTTAAACTGCTTCGCTATCTATATGAGAACCTGCTAAGCAAAAAAGAGTTGGCGAATAAATTGGGTAAAGCCAAGCCAAGCCGCTACTTAAATGATTTAATGAGCAGACTGATAACTGACGGTTTTGTTGAATACACCATCCCCGACAAGCCCAACAGCCGCCTCCAGAAATATCGCCTGACTGCCAAAGGGAAAAAAAT
- a CDS encoding MFS transporter, translating to MEHKKTDIILLFITRITRLFAYGFLSVTLALYLSEIGLNEKEIGLLFTLTLVGDAVISLWLTTSADYRGRRLMLILGSVLMILAGIVFAVTRNQTFLILAAIIGVISPSGYEIGPFLSIEQAALTQLVSDRKRTHLLAWYNLVGSFATALGSLGGGIMVQLMQGNGFTKLASYRSVLGVYALSGLALFVVFFFLSSAVEVKVQTHLKPVSRFLGLHRSRNAVLRLSALFSFDAFAGGLIMQSILAYWFYVRFGVDAGTLGGIFFGTNILAGISSLLAVRLAGRIGLINTMVFTHIPSNILLCLIPLMPNLTLAIILMMLRYSISQMDVPTRQSFTMAVVSPDERSAAAGITTIARSIGSSFSPVLSGIFLTYPALLSMPFFMAGGMKIIYDLLLFYNFRTMKPPEELIRHKKT from the coding sequence ATGGAACATAAAAAAACTGACATCATACTTTTATTTATCACACGCATCACAAGATTATTTGCCTATGGATTTTTATCCGTTACTCTTGCCCTCTATCTTTCAGAGATCGGTCTGAATGAAAAAGAGATAGGTCTTTTATTTACTCTCACCCTTGTTGGTGATGCTGTTATCTCCCTATGGCTTACAACCTCTGCAGATTACAGGGGCAGGCGGCTGATGCTGATTCTTGGTTCAGTATTAATGATACTGGCCGGCATAGTCTTTGCTGTCACCAGGAACCAGACATTCCTGATACTTGCTGCCATTATTGGTGTTATTAGCCCAAGCGGCTACGAGATCGGGCCTTTTCTTTCTATTGAACAGGCAGCACTTACCCAGCTTGTTTCAGATAGAAAACGCACGCATTTATTGGCATGGTACAACCTTGTAGGCTCATTCGCTACAGCACTTGGTTCACTGGGCGGTGGGATTATGGTTCAGTTAATGCAGGGAAACGGTTTTACAAAACTGGCATCATACCGCTCTGTATTGGGAGTCTATGCCTTAAGCGGGCTTGCACTCTTTGTTGTATTCTTTTTTCTTTCCTCTGCTGTTGAAGTTAAAGTTCAGACGCATCTTAAACCGGTAAGCCGCTTTCTTGGTTTACACCGCTCACGCAATGCAGTCCTGCGGTTAAGCGCCCTCTTCTCTTTTGACGCATTTGCCGGAGGACTCATCATGCAGAGTATACTGGCGTACTGGTTTTATGTAAGATTTGGCGTTGATGCAGGGACTCTCGGCGGAATCTTCTTCGGAACCAATATCCTCGCAGGGATATCTTCCTTACTTGCAGTCAGACTTGCAGGCAGGATAGGTTTAATCAATACTATGGTCTTTACTCATATCCCATCCAATATATTACTGTGTCTGATACCGTTGATGCCGAACCTGACCCTCGCAATTATCTTAATGATGTTACGTTATTCCATTTCACAGATGGATGTACCCACCCGACAGTCCTTTACAATGGCCGTTGTCAGCCCGGATGAACGCTCTGCCGCCGCCGGAATAACCACCATAGCACGTTCCATTGGTTCATCATTCTCACCTGTTTTAAGCGGTATATTCCTCACATACCCCGCCCTGTTAAGCATGCCATTCTTCATGGCAGGCGGAATGAAAATAATATATGACCTGTTACTATTCTATAATTTCAGGACTATGAAGCCGCCTGAAGAGCTCATCAGGCACAAGAAAACGTAA